The following proteins are encoded in a genomic region of Oncorhynchus masou masou isolate Uvic2021 chromosome 19, UVic_Omas_1.1, whole genome shotgun sequence:
- the LOC135505565 gene encoding transcription cofactor vestigial-like protein 2 isoform X2 has product MSCLDVMYQVYGPPPQPYFSAAYSPYHHQKLAFYSKMQEAQESISGGSSFSNLAGPTIKEEDCAREKDHPPEAEYLNSRCVLFTYFQGDISSVVDEHFSRALNQPTSYVPGTVSNKSARGRPTSTSRRARRYTLCGGNILS; this is encoded by the exons ATGAGCTGCTTGGATGTTATGTATCAAGTGTATGGTCCACCACCTCAGCCTTATTTTTCCGCAGCGTATAGCCCATATCATCACCAG AAATTGGCATTTTATTCCAAAATGCAAGAAGCGCAAGAGAGCATCAGCGGGGGCAGCTCGTTCTCGAACCTCGCGGGTCCGACGATAAAGGAGGAGGACTGCGCGCGCGAGAAAGATCACCCTCCGGAGGCCGAGTACCTGAACTCGCGGTGCGTGCTCTTCACCTACTTCCAGGGGGACATCAGCTCAGTGGTGGACGAGCACTTCAGCCGGGCCCTCAACCAGCCCACCAGCTACGTCCCCGGGACGGTCAGCAACAAGTCCGCACGAGGTAGACCTACATCCACCTCTCGGAGAG